The following proteins come from a genomic window of Heyndrickxia acidicola:
- a CDS encoding 3D domain-containing protein yields MKKVVTAMATAVTLSTVMTGNAFAAEKYEVKQGDTLWKISHDNKTTVNNLKQWNHLYSDMIFPNEKLVVSPKDTYTVQDNDTLWGIAKNYHVTVDQLKQWNHLQTDLIQKGDKLDIYSSVSKVDDRDEHAAAQVTSASISDKAGEEKAAAPATQPEQKAAPEQQSVSGKEISVKATAYTADCAGCSGTTATGMDVKDNSNAKVIAVDPKVIPLGSKVYVEGYGYAIAGDTGGAIKGNRIDVLVSSNDKAMQWGVRHIKVTIIN; encoded by the coding sequence ATGAAAAAAGTAGTAACAGCAATGGCAACCGCAGTAACATTATCGACGGTCATGACTGGAAATGCTTTCGCAGCAGAAAAATACGAGGTTAAGCAAGGGGATACACTTTGGAAAATCTCACATGACAATAAGACCACTGTCAATAACTTAAAACAATGGAACCATTTATATTCCGATATGATATTCCCAAATGAAAAATTGGTCGTATCGCCTAAAGATACATATACAGTACAGGATAATGATACTCTTTGGGGTATTGCTAAGAACTATCATGTTACTGTTGACCAATTAAAACAATGGAATCATCTTCAGACAGATCTTATCCAAAAAGGCGACAAATTAGATATCTACTCTTCTGTATCTAAAGTGGATGATAGAGATGAACACGCTGCAGCTCAAGTAACAAGTGCATCCATTTCAGATAAAGCTGGAGAAGAAAAGGCTGCTGCACCAGCAACTCAGCCTGAGCAAAAAGCAGCTCCTGAACAACAATCCGTTTCTGGCAAAGAGATTTCCGTTAAAGCCACTGCTTATACAGCCGATTGTGCCGGCTGCTCTGGCACCACTGCGACTGGAATGGACGTAAAAGATAACAGTAATGCAAAAGTCATTGCTGTAGATCCGAAGGTTATTCCTCTTGGATCAAAAGTTTATGTTGAGGGCTATGGATATGCGATTGCTGGCGACACTGGCGGTGCTATCAAAGGAAACCGCATTGACGTATTAGTTTCAAGCAATGATAAAGCAATGCAATGGGGCGTACGCCATATTAAAGTAACCATTATAAATTAA
- a CDS encoding transposase gives MVKKGDTFQSYSEEFKLKAINMYLNKEGSYKKISDKPVIRSSTQLKNWVKKYEENQTLVDQRGRTSSPHNSPLQSRPRTRFQSAEEERDYYKAQIEYLKKRYPNLHGEVKSKKK, from the coding sequence ATGGTTAAAAAAGGGGATACATTTCAATCTTATTCAGAAGAATTTAAGTTAAAAGCAATCAATATGTACCTGAATAAAGAGGGCAGTTATAAAAAGATTTCTGACAAGCCTGTCATACGAAGTTCAACTCAGTTAAAGAACTGGGTGAAAAAATATGAAGAAAACCAGACGCTTGTTGATCAAAGAGGAAGAACCTCTTCACCTCATAATAGTCCTCTGCAGAGCCGACCAAGGACAAGATTTCAAAGTGCTGAGGAAGAGAGAGATTATTATAAAGCGCAGATAGAATACTTAAAAAAGCGTTATCCAAATCTACACGGGGAGGTGAAATCAAAAAAGAAATAA
- a CDS encoding IS3 family transposase — protein MVSWKVSDRNNMKLVLDTIEDLNHKRNVHGTILHSDQGFQYTSKKYNKRLNKYGILGSHSRKGNCLDNACVESFFSHFKTEMLYQSDCKTEEELIQAIETYMYTYNYKRFQKRLNHRAPVEFRITMAA, from the coding sequence ATCGTTTCTTGGAAAGTCTCAGACAGAAACAACATGAAATTGGTTCTCGATACCATTGAAGATTTAAATCATAAAAGAAACGTGCATGGAACCATCCTCCATTCGGATCAAGGGTTCCAGTACACGTCCAAAAAATACAACAAACGACTTAACAAATACGGTATACTAGGCAGCCACTCTCGCAAAGGAAACTGCCTAGATAATGCTTGCGTGGAGTCGTTCTTTTCCCACTTTAAAACGGAAATGTTGTATCAATCCGATTGTAAAACAGAAGAAGAACTAATACAAGCCATCGAAACTTACATGTATACATATAACTACAAAAGGTTCCAAAAAAGACTTAACCATCGTGCACCAGTAGAATTCCGAATCACGATGGCTGCATAG
- the hpaB gene encoding 4-hydroxyphenylacetate 3-monooxygenase, oxygenase component: MTISGKDYIDRIDQLKNEVWINGKKIQGKISRHDAFKGVLKSKAALYDLQLQPEYEDILTYPCTETNSRIGFSFQQPVDLNGLEIREKATKIWARTNAGLLGRSPDYVNTGIMALGTASALFGETESKYGNQMAAIYESAKLKDISFTHTLINPQVNRSITYFEDSSKKVIAAKIIEEKKEGIIIHGARLLATQGGITDEVLVLPAGGNFIDDSYIYAFTIASNTPGIKFICRESFVLGDSSFDYPLSSRFEEMDTIVVFDHVLVPWERVFLYKDMNIAVKMFGETNLNSLLLYQAVSRMIVKTEFILGLAEKIVDAIQIGDYQHVKDKVSEIIVSLEILKGLQLLSRHNAKPNKWGTMIPDTKALNSAILFFPKMYPRFVEILQLISGSGLITLPSSEDFSSSIRGYLDSYLQGANIEAKDRVQLFRLAWDLTMSPFGTRQTQYERFFFGDPVRLSMSLYNSYPKEEFLKQVESLLF, translated from the coding sequence ATGACCATTTCGGGAAAGGACTATATTGACCGGATAGACCAATTAAAGAATGAAGTCTGGATAAATGGTAAAAAAATTCAAGGCAAGATCTCCAGACACGATGCCTTTAAAGGGGTTTTAAAAAGCAAAGCAGCCTTATATGACCTGCAGCTCCAGCCTGAATACGAGGATATTCTTACATATCCTTGCACTGAAACCAATTCCCGGATCGGATTTTCCTTTCAGCAGCCTGTTGATTTAAACGGACTTGAAATAAGAGAAAAAGCCACTAAAATCTGGGCTAGAACGAATGCTGGCTTATTGGGCCGTTCACCTGATTATGTCAATACAGGAATAATGGCACTTGGTACGGCCAGTGCCTTATTTGGAGAAACAGAATCGAAATACGGAAATCAAATGGCTGCCATTTATGAATCGGCAAAATTAAAGGATATATCTTTTACGCACACCTTGATTAATCCTCAAGTCAACCGATCTATTACATATTTTGAAGATTCCAGCAAAAAAGTAATTGCTGCCAAGATAATTGAAGAGAAAAAAGAAGGGATTATTATTCATGGAGCAAGGCTTCTAGCTACACAGGGCGGAATAACAGATGAAGTATTAGTCCTGCCTGCAGGAGGAAATTTCATAGACGACTCCTATATTTACGCTTTTACTATTGCCTCTAATACACCAGGTATAAAATTTATTTGCCGAGAATCCTTTGTCCTGGGTGATTCATCCTTTGATTATCCTCTTAGTTCACGATTTGAAGAAATGGATACCATTGTCGTTTTTGATCACGTACTTGTTCCTTGGGAAAGAGTTTTTCTTTATAAGGATATGAATATTGCCGTCAAAATGTTTGGAGAAACCAATCTCAATTCCCTCCTCTTGTATCAGGCCGTCTCCCGTATGATTGTAAAAACAGAATTTATTCTAGGCCTGGCAGAAAAAATAGTGGATGCTATTCAAATTGGAGATTATCAGCATGTTAAAGACAAAGTCAGCGAAATCATTGTGTCATTGGAGATCTTAAAAGGGCTGCAGCTTTTGTCGCGTCATAATGCAAAACCCAATAAATGGGGTACTATGATTCCGGATACGAAAGCTTTAAATTCTGCAATTCTATTTTTCCCTAAAATGTATCCCCGCTTCGTGGAAATCCTTCAGTTGATTTCAGGCAGCGGTCTTATTACACTGCCTTCAAGCGAGGATTTCTCGTCATCGATTAGAGGATATTTGGATTCATATCTTCAGGGAGCAAATATTGAAGCAAAAGACCGAGTACAATTATTTAGATTGGCTTGGGATTTAACAATGAGCCCTTTCGGCACACGGCAGACACAATATGAAAGGTTCTTTTTCGGAGATCCGGTTCGTTTATCCATGAGCCTTTATAATTCTTACCCTAAGGAGGAGTTTTTAAAGCAAGTGGAAAGTCTCTTATTTTAA
- a CDS encoding IS3 family transposase, whose translation MKGSYPVTWLTEIAEVQRSGYYKWITAIRVREQRKKQDKGLMDQILSIHTQHKEYGYPRMVVALKEEGFVVNHKKVYRLMKAMEIQSVIRKKWRYFGKKGSKVFPNLVNREFKERKKNEVLVTDITYIPFQNQFYSCQLFRTSIITRSFLGKSQTETT comes from the coding sequence ATGAAAGGGTCATACCCTGTTACCTGGCTGACCGAAATAGCAGAGGTGCAACGCTCAGGTTATTACAAATGGATAACAGCAATCAGAGTTCGTGAGCAGAGAAAGAAACAGGATAAAGGGTTAATGGATCAGATTCTTTCCATTCACACCCAGCATAAAGAGTATGGCTATCCAAGAATGGTGGTGGCTCTGAAAGAAGAAGGGTTTGTAGTGAACCATAAAAAAGTTTACAGATTAATGAAGGCAATGGAAATCCAGTCGGTTATCAGAAAGAAGTGGAGATACTTTGGCAAGAAGGGTTCCAAAGTATTTCCGAATCTGGTCAATAGGGAGTTTAAAGAGAGAAAGAAAAACGAAGTCCTGGTAACAGATATTACTTACATACCCTTCCAGAATCAATTTTATTCCTGTCAGTTATTCAGGACCTCTATAATAACGAGATCGTTTCTTGGAAAGTCTCAGACAGAAACAACATGA
- the hpaI gene encoding 2,4-dihydroxyhept-2-ene-1,7-dioic acid aldolase: MEYLNSLKKKLRGSIAPIVTPFNEDESIDFPALGQLINWHIESGTHGISVTGTTGEPSSLTIEERIKVMEFAAKTVNKRVPFVPGTGSANHNETLLLTKKAEEIGADAALVIVPYYNKPSQHALYKHFSILAESVNIPIIVYNIPGRTAVNLEVETLAKLHRDYPTIIGVKESNKDFEHVNRVLLKCGRDFLLYSGIELLCYPMLAIGGAGYISATANIAPKKVAQIYDEWSKGDYLKAQNLHYELMELNDVLFKDTNPAPLKAALGMMGKIKPVLRLPMDLPKAELQNEIREVISKYVPLPEQMQTSSN, encoded by the coding sequence ATGGAATATTTAAACAGTCTTAAAAAAAAGCTTCGCGGTTCCATCGCTCCCATTGTTACACCATTTAATGAAGATGAATCGATTGATTTTCCTGCACTTGGCCAGCTGATTAACTGGCACATTGAGAGCGGTACCCATGGAATTTCCGTTACAGGTACAACGGGTGAACCCAGTTCTTTAACAATTGAAGAAAGAATTAAGGTAATGGAGTTTGCAGCTAAGACGGTCAATAAAAGGGTACCGTTTGTTCCTGGAACAGGTTCAGCCAACCATAATGAAACCCTTTTGCTCACAAAGAAAGCAGAGGAGATAGGGGCTGATGCAGCACTTGTCATAGTCCCTTATTACAACAAGCCTTCTCAGCATGCCCTGTATAAACATTTCAGCATTTTGGCTGAGTCAGTGAATATTCCTATTATTGTTTACAACATACCCGGCAGAACAGCTGTAAATTTAGAGGTTGAAACCCTTGCAAAACTCCACAGGGATTATCCAACAATTATCGGAGTTAAAGAATCAAATAAGGACTTTGAACACGTAAACCGTGTTCTGTTAAAGTGCGGAAGAGATTTTCTTCTTTATTCAGGGATTGAATTGCTTTGCTATCCCATGCTGGCGATTGGCGGGGCAGGCTATATTAGTGCAACGGCAAATATAGCTCCCAAAAAAGTGGCTCAGATTTACGATGAGTGGAGTAAAGGGGACTACTTAAAGGCTCAAAATCTTCATTACGAACTTATGGAATTGAATGATGTCTTGTTTAAAGATACAAATCCTGCGCCTTTAAAAGCGGCATTGGGGATGATGGGGAAAATAAAGCCAGTTTTAAGGCTTCCAATGGATTTGCCCAAAGCCGAGCTTCAGAATGAGATCAGAGAAGTAATAAGCAAATATGTGCCTCTTCCTGAACAAATGCAAACCAGTTCAAATTAA
- the hpaE gene encoding 5-carboxymethyl-2-hydroxymuconate semialdehyde dehydrogenase: MEKQKDIQLYINGEFVNAAEGKTFENVNPFSGKTINLVAEGTKEDIDRAVSAAKRAFKEEWAGIKVSERLRYIYKIAELIDEHIDEIAPLESLDTGLPISQTKNMVARAAENFRFYARMVETRLIGEAYQADGDFLNYTIHKPVGIAGLITPWNAPFMLETWKIAPALATGNAVILKPAEWSPITANKLAEIIHKAGLPNGVFNVVHGYGETAGASLVAHPDVQLISFTGETTTGSEIMRNGAASLKRVSMELGGKSPIIVFEDAEMERALDACIWGIFSFNGERCTANSRLFLHENIYDQFVEALKKRVSQIVVGNPLDKKTEVGPLIHLKHYENVKRYIKIAKEEGAEVFSAALPDECKDGHYISPTLLLSARNHMRIAQEEIFGPVLTVMKFKTEEEVIEKANDCRYGLAGYVWTNNIQRGHRVAQALESGMLWINSQNVRDLRIPFGGSKQSGIGREGGHYAFEFYTETQVIHLALNQHPIPQFGKAGMKEKEE, encoded by the coding sequence GTGGAGAAACAGAAAGATATACAGCTGTATATAAACGGAGAGTTCGTGAATGCTGCAGAGGGAAAAACCTTTGAAAATGTTAATCCTTTTTCGGGTAAAACCATCAATCTGGTAGCGGAAGGAACAAAAGAGGATATTGATAGGGCAGTTTCTGCTGCAAAGCGTGCCTTTAAGGAAGAATGGGCAGGAATCAAGGTAAGTGAACGATTAAGATATATTTATAAAATTGCAGAACTAATTGATGAACATATTGATGAAATTGCGCCTTTGGAATCTCTTGATACAGGACTTCCAATCAGTCAAACCAAAAATATGGTGGCGAGGGCAGCAGAAAATTTCCGCTTCTATGCAAGGATGGTGGAGACACGCCTTATTGGCGAAGCATATCAGGCAGATGGTGATTTTTTAAATTATACCATTCATAAGCCGGTAGGGATTGCTGGCTTAATTACTCCGTGGAACGCTCCTTTTATGCTGGAAACCTGGAAAATTGCTCCTGCACTGGCTACTGGGAACGCTGTGATTTTAAAGCCGGCGGAATGGTCACCCATCACAGCGAATAAACTTGCTGAAATCATTCATAAGGCAGGGCTCCCCAATGGAGTCTTTAATGTAGTGCACGGCTATGGTGAAACAGCTGGTGCTTCACTCGTTGCACATCCTGATGTCCAACTGATTTCCTTTACAGGGGAAACCACGACAGGCTCAGAAATTATGAGAAATGGAGCTGCTTCTTTGAAACGGGTTTCCATGGAGCTTGGGGGAAAAAGCCCGATCATTGTATTTGAGGATGCAGAGATGGAACGTGCTCTTGACGCATGCATTTGGGGGATTTTTTCTTTTAATGGGGAACGCTGTACCGCGAATTCAAGATTATTTCTTCATGAAAATATTTATGATCAATTTGTCGAAGCTCTTAAAAAAAGAGTCAGCCAAATTGTCGTTGGAAACCCGCTTGATAAAAAGACGGAAGTCGGGCCGCTTATTCATTTGAAACATTATGAAAATGTGAAACGCTACATAAAAATCGCGAAGGAAGAAGGTGCCGAAGTATTTAGTGCCGCCTTGCCGGATGAATGTAAAGATGGACATTATATTTCGCCGACCCTGCTTCTTTCAGCCAGAAATCATATGAGGATTGCCCAGGAAGAAATTTTTGGCCCTGTCCTGACAGTCATGAAATTTAAAACGGAAGAAGAGGTTATCGAAAAGGCAAATGATTGCAGATACGGACTAGCTGGATATGTATGGACGAATAATATTCAGCGCGGACACCGGGTTGCACAAGCGCTGGAGAGCGGCATGCTTTGGATTAACTCCCAAAATGTCAGGGATTTGCGCATTCCGTTTGGCGGATCCAAACAAAGCGGAATAGGCAGGGAGGGCGGCCACTATGCGTTTGAATTTTATACAGAAACACAAGTCATACATCTTGCGCTGAATCAGCATCCGATCCCACAGTTTGGAAAAGCCGGTATGAAAGAAAAGGAGGAATAA
- the hpaB gene encoding 4-hydroxyphenylacetate 3-monooxygenase, oxygenase component produces the protein MPAKTGEQYMQRLKKAHNNVYIDGSKVDDVTSHPAFKNVVQSMAMLYDRQHEIPDKMLYSSPSTGDKVGMTFLQPKTIDDLIKRREAITEWAKLSGGLMGRSPDYLNAEVMAMGVSNELFAEADPMFAENARKYYEYARENDISLTHTLIHPQVNRAKAQSEQKDANVALHLVEKNKDGIIVDGVRLLATQGGITDEILVFPSTVKKAGELDDPYSIAFALPNNTEGLKFISRESFDYGKNHWDHPLSSRFEEGDAIVSFENVFVPWERVFVCGNSSICNRTFRETNAVVHMSHQVVAKNIVKTEFLLGIALCIMDSIGIDQFQHVQEKGAEIMLALETMRSHLFRAEHNAKTDKWGTMTPDFKALDAARNWYPRIYPRMVEILRILGASGLMGIPTEADFHHQELGPILHRALQGKNLHGYERVQLFRLAWDMTMSSFGSRQMHYEYYFFGDPIRMGMAYFDSYEKDTYKEFVKDFLGKSSKGNPAYLNV, from the coding sequence ATGCCCGCAAAAACAGGAGAGCAATACATGCAAAGACTGAAAAAAGCACACAACAATGTTTATATTGATGGAAGCAAAGTGGATGATGTGACTTCACATCCCGCGTTTAAAAATGTGGTTCAATCCATGGCCATGCTCTATGACCGGCAGCATGAGATTCCAGACAAAATGCTTTATTCCTCCCCTTCAACGGGAGATAAAGTCGGTATGACCTTTCTGCAGCCTAAAACAATAGACGATTTAATAAAAAGGCGCGAGGCTATTACGGAATGGGCGAAGCTTTCAGGCGGTTTAATGGGAAGATCTCCGGATTACTTAAATGCTGAGGTAATGGCCATGGGGGTATCCAATGAATTATTTGCAGAAGCGGATCCCATGTTTGCTGAAAATGCCAGAAAATATTATGAATATGCCCGGGAAAATGATATCAGCCTAACACATACCCTCATTCATCCACAGGTGAATCGGGCAAAGGCACAGAGTGAGCAAAAGGATGCCAATGTAGCTCTTCATCTGGTAGAGAAAAACAAAGACGGAATCATTGTTGACGGAGTAAGGCTGCTGGCAACACAGGGAGGAATAACCGATGAAATTCTGGTATTTCCTTCTACCGTTAAAAAAGCTGGAGAACTTGATGATCCATATTCTATAGCCTTTGCATTGCCAAACAATACAGAAGGATTAAAATTTATCAGCAGAGAATCCTTCGATTACGGGAAAAATCATTGGGATCATCCATTGTCTTCCCGATTTGAGGAAGGGGACGCCATTGTTTCTTTTGAAAATGTGTTTGTTCCATGGGAACGAGTTTTTGTTTGCGGAAACTCCTCTATCTGTAACAGAACCTTTAGAGAAACCAATGCAGTGGTTCATATGTCCCATCAAGTAGTAGCAAAAAATATTGTCAAAACTGAATTCTTGCTCGGGATTGCTCTCTGTATAATGGACTCCATTGGAATTGATCAGTTTCAGCATGTACAGGAAAAAGGAGCGGAAATCATGCTTGCTCTTGAAACGATGCGTTCCCATCTTTTCCGTGCAGAGCATAATGCAAAAACGGATAAATGGGGGACAATGACCCCTGATTTCAAAGCACTGGATGCTGCGCGAAATTGGTATCCTAGAATTTATCCAAGAATGGTGGAGATTTTAAGAATACTGGGAGCATCAGGCCTGATGGGGATTCCCACTGAAGCCGATTTCCACCATCAAGAGCTGGGACCCATTCTTCACCGGGCACTTCAAGGGAAAAATCTGCATGGTTATGAGAGAGTCCAGTTGTTCCGCCTTGCATGGGACATGACCATGAGTTCCTTTGGGAGCAGACAAATGCATTATGAATATTATTTCTTTGGTGATCCAATTCGCATGGGAATGGCCTATTTTGATTCCTATGAAAAAGATACGTATAAAGAATTTGTAAAAGATTTTTTAGGTAAATCAAGCAAGGGGAACCCTGCATATTTAAATGTTTAG
- a CDS encoding LysR family transcriptional regulator, with translation MDIKQLRYFTAIVQEGQITRAAKKLHMAQPPLSQQLKLMEQELGVPLIERKGKRLELTKPGKVLYDRTIPLLQSLEDVLTEVKETHDGLRGALTFGAVKSCFANLLEPIRLYKKQHPAVSFQIREGDSFLLGEYLKNREIEFAVIRLPIDMNHFSSIHLQSEPFVAVIPESWISNKLNKSSIPLNELQSMPLLLLHRLSGVGQFEMIVEEFKKQGVDPIIACECPDVNILLSLASIGIGAAIVPQSTLRSLKISNVKMMEITDFHVKAESAVIWLKDRYLSRSAEEMIKQIKSSAGVI, from the coding sequence GTGGATATTAAACAGCTCCGTTACTTTACAGCGATTGTACAGGAAGGCCAAATTACGAGGGCAGCCAAAAAATTGCATATGGCTCAACCGCCTTTAAGCCAGCAGTTGAAATTAATGGAACAAGAGCTGGGTGTACCATTAATTGAAAGAAAAGGAAAACGATTAGAACTGACAAAACCGGGTAAAGTTTTATATGATCGGACAATTCCTCTTCTCCAATCACTTGAAGATGTGCTGACAGAAGTAAAAGAAACACACGATGGTCTAAGAGGAGCACTTACATTTGGAGCTGTTAAATCGTGTTTTGCGAATTTGCTGGAACCCATCCGATTGTATAAAAAACAACATCCCGCTGTATCTTTTCAAATAAGGGAAGGAGACTCTTTTCTATTGGGGGAATATTTAAAAAATAGAGAAATTGAATTTGCGGTCATCCGCTTGCCGATAGATATGAATCATTTTTCTTCCATACACTTACAATCGGAGCCATTCGTAGCCGTAATACCGGAAAGCTGGATTTCAAACAAGTTGAATAAGTCTTCTATTCCATTAAATGAGCTTCAGTCAATGCCGCTGCTATTGCTGCACAGGCTGTCTGGAGTTGGACAATTCGAAATGATTGTTGAGGAATTTAAAAAACAGGGTGTTGATCCTATCATCGCCTGTGAATGTCCTGATGTAAATATACTGCTTTCACTAGCATCCATTGGCATAGGTGCAGCTATTGTTCCTCAGTCTACCTTGCGCTCTCTTAAAATATCAAATGTAAAAATGATGGAGATCACAGACTTTCATGTAAAGGCTGAATCTGCAGTCATTTGGCTGAAGGATCGTTATTTGAGCAGGTCTGCTGAGGAGATGATCAAACAAATTAAAAGCAGCGCTGGAGTAATATGA
- a CDS encoding ABC-F family ATP-binding cassette domain-containing protein: MITVNNVGLRYGERKLFEDINIKFTPGNCYGLIGANGAGKSTFLKILSGEIEAQTGDIHITPGERLAVLKQNHFEYEEEEVLKVVIRGHARLYEVMLEKDAIYMKENFSDEDGIKAAELEGEFAELNGWEAEPEAAILLKGLGIGEELHTKKMAELTGSEKVKVLLAQALFGKPDILLLDEPTNHLDLKAIQWLEEFLINFENTVIVVSHDRHFLNKVCTHIADLDFSRIQLFVGNYDFWYESSQLAQKLAQEANKKKEEKIKELQGFIARFSANASKSKQATSRKKLLDKITLDDIKPSSRKYPYVHFTPEREIGNDLLRVEGLTKTIDGVKVLDNISFIMNKDDKIALVGHDELAKTILFRLLAGEIEPDSGTIKWGITTSQAYFPKDNSSYFENGDLTLVDWLRQYSPVDQSESFLRGFLGRMLFSGEEVMKKANVLSGGEKVRCMLSKMMLSGSNILLLDEPTNHLDLESITALNNGLIRFKGSMIFASHDHQFIETIANRIIEITPKGLIDKQMSYDEYLENESIQKQVNEMYA, from the coding sequence TTGATTACAGTAAATAATGTAGGTTTACGATATGGTGAACGTAAGCTATTTGAAGATATTAATATTAAATTTACACCTGGAAATTGCTACGGCCTGATTGGTGCAAACGGAGCAGGAAAATCCACCTTCCTCAAAATCCTTTCCGGTGAAATAGAAGCACAAACAGGAGATATCCATATCACCCCCGGTGAACGATTGGCCGTCCTTAAACAAAACCATTTTGAATATGAAGAAGAAGAAGTATTAAAAGTCGTTATTAGAGGACATGCTCGCCTTTATGAAGTAATGCTTGAAAAAGATGCTATATATATGAAGGAAAATTTCAGTGATGAGGATGGCATTAAAGCGGCTGAGTTGGAAGGTGAATTTGCAGAGCTGAATGGCTGGGAAGCAGAGCCTGAAGCAGCTATATTGTTAAAGGGTCTTGGAATTGGCGAAGAGCTTCACACCAAAAAAATGGCTGAATTAACTGGTTCAGAAAAAGTGAAGGTTCTTCTCGCACAGGCTCTATTCGGAAAACCGGATATTCTTTTATTGGATGAGCCTACTAACCACTTGGACTTAAAAGCAATACAATGGCTGGAAGAATTCTTAATCAATTTTGAGAATACTGTTATCGTCGTATCCCATGACAGGCATTTTTTAAATAAAGTTTGTACACATATTGCCGATCTTGACTTCAGCAGAATCCAGCTTTTTGTAGGAAACTATGATTTCTGGTATGAATCCAGTCAGTTGGCTCAAAAATTGGCACAGGAAGCAAACAAGAAAAAAGAAGAAAAAATCAAGGAGCTGCAAGGATTTATTGCCCGCTTTAGTGCGAATGCTTCCAAATCCAAACAAGCTACCTCAAGAAAAAAACTTCTTGATAAAATCACATTGGATGACATTAAACCATCATCAAGAAAATATCCGTATGTTCATTTTACTCCGGAAAGAGAGATAGGAAATGATCTATTAAGAGTAGAAGGTTTGACGAAAACCATTGATGGTGTCAAAGTTTTGGACAATATAAGTTTCATAATGAATAAAGATGATAAAATCGCATTAGTGGGGCATGATGAGCTAGCTAAAACCATCCTTTTCCGCCTGTTAGCTGGTGAAATAGAACCAGACAGCGGAACGATTAAATGGGGAATAACCACAAGCCAGGCATATTTCCCAAAAGATAACTCAAGCTACTTTGAAAATGGCGATCTTACTCTTGTAGACTGGCTCCGCCAGTATTCCCCTGTTGATCAGAGCGAAAGCTTCTTACGAGGCTTTTTGGGAAGAATGCTTTTCTCTGGAGAAGAGGTTATGAAAAAAGCGAATGTACTCTCCGGCGGTGAGAAGGTACGCTGTATGTTATCGAAAATGATGCTCAGCGGTTCAAATATATTACTTCTGGACGAACCAACCAACCACTTGGATCTTGAATCCATTACTGCTCTGAACAATGGATTAATCCGCTTTAAAGGTTCTATGATCTTTGCATCACATGACCATCAATTTATCGAAACGATTGCCAACCGTATTATTGAAATTACACCTAAAGGTTTAATTGATAAGCAAATGTCTTATGATGAATATCTAGAAAATGAATCCATCCAAAAACAAGTAAACGAAATGTATGCATAA